From one Paramormyrops kingsleyae isolate MSU_618 chromosome 1, PKINGS_0.4, whole genome shotgun sequence genomic stretch:
- the LOC111833279 gene encoding fibulin-1-like isoform X1, with product MAPWIFLLFTFVAVLNAQAALKQMSLAECCRAGQEHGQTSQDCASLPLLSEFPACRMAQEQCCTAVLERSSCEQGIGLALGEGTCEVLSGNACETRSAKMCCQCCILGREALADGLSCELKLPVAYQCGAVSHQCCLQGLAEATGNGTLALENKLPNDQDEDPLNDKCTNTQCSQRCLGNNSCGCFQGYRLKPDGRNCEDINECLLGAHHCQLGEQCINKDGSYRCQREASCGTGYELTDSNICQDIDECEIGTHNCGQELVCRNTQGSFRCQPRHQCGPGFFQDALGNCIDINECLSQSAPCPARQTCINTVGSYVCQRSSPSCGRGYHLSEDGARCVDVDECMGTDGACAGHNCINTVGSFRCQCRAGYTFNSISRACEDINECRHFPGRLCAHKCENVQGSYQCSCTMGFKLASDGRNCEDVNECESNPCSQECANVYGSYQCYCRRGYQLSDVDGTTCEDIDECALPTGGHLCAYRCHNVPGSFQCSCPPVGYTLGPSGRSCQDVDECLTATHNCTESESCFNVQGGFRCLSFECPDNYRRAGEMPVHCVKSCPPNDAACLSDPVQSISHTVISLPTFRDFVKPEEIVFLRTNSPAHTALRPAFPSIIFDILAGNVHNSFDIVKRYEQSMAVGVVRQVKPITGPFYTVLKLAMNHVMSGVVSYRNIVNVHIYISEFWF from the exons atggcaCCCTGGATTTTTCTCCTTTTTACTTTTGTTGCTGTCCTTAATGCGCAAG CAGCACTGAAGCAGATGTCCCTGGCCGAGTGCTGCAGGGCCGGTCAGGAACACGGCCAAACGTCCCAGGACTGTGCCTCCCTGCCGCTTCTCTCCGAGTTCCCGGCATGCAG GATGGCTCAGGAGCAGTGCTGCACTGCCGTCCTGGAGAGATCGTCCTGTGAGCAGGGCATTGGCCTGGCCCTGGGGGAGGGAACGTGCGAAGTCCTCTCAGGAAACGCCTGCGAGACCAGAAGCGCCAAG ATGTGCTGCCAGTGCTGCATACTGGGCCGAGAGGCTCTGGCGGATGGTCTGAGCTGCGAGTTGAAGCTGCCAGTGGCTTACCAGTGCGGTGCAGTGTCCCACCAATGCTGTCTCCAGGGCTTGGCTGAGGCGACGGGCAACGGCACCCTGG CCCTTGAAAACAAACTGCCTAATGACCAGGACGAGGACCCCCTCAATGACAAGTGCACAA ACACTCAGTGTTCTCAGCGCTGCCTTGGAAACAACTCCTGCGGCTGCTTTCAGGGGTACAGACTGAAACCAGACGGTCGAAATTGTGAAG acattaATGAGTGCTTGCTGGGTGCCCACCACTGCCAGCTGGGGGAGCAGTGCATCAACAAGGACGGCTCCTACCGGTGCCAGCGCGAGGCCAGCTGCGGTACTGGGTACGAGCTGACGGACAGCAACATCTGTCAAG ATATTGATGAATGTGAGATTGGAACCCACAACTGTGGCCAGGAGCTTGTGTGCCGAAACACACAGGGCTCCTTCCGATGTCAGCCCCGTCACCAGTGTGGGCCGGGCTTCTTCCAGGACGCCCTGGGGAACTGCATCG ATATCAATGAGTGTCTGAGTCAGAGTGCACCGTGTCCGGCGAGACAGACGTGCATCAACACCGTGGGATCCTATGTCTGCCAGAGGAGCTCGCCGAGCTGCGGACGGGGGTACCACCTCAGTGAGGACGGCGCACGCTGCGTGG ACGTGGATGAGTGTATGGGAACAGACGGGGCCTGTGCTGGCCATAACTGCATCAACACGGTGGGGTCCTTCCGCTGCCAGTGCCGTGCGGGATACACCTTCAACAGCATCAGCCGGGCCTGTGAAG ATATCAACGAGTGCAGGCATTTTCCAGGACGCCTCTGTGCGCACAAATGTGAGAACGTCCAGGGGTCCTACCAGTGTAGCTGCACCATGGGCTTCAAGCTGGCCAGCGATGGCAGGAACTGTGAAG ACGTGAACGAGTGTGAGAGTAACCCCTGCAGTCAGGAATGCGCCAACGTCTACGGTTCCTACCAGTGTTACTGTCGCCGTGGCTACCAGCTCAGCGACGTGGACGGAACCACATGCGAAG ACATCGACGAGTGCGCCCTCCCCACGGGGGGGCACCTCTGCGCGTACCGCTGTCACAACGTGCCCGGCAGTTTCCAATGCAGCTGCCCCCCCGTGGGCTACACCTTGGGGCCCAGTGGCCGCAGCTGCCAGG ACGTAGACGAGTGTCTGACTGCGACGCACAATTGCACTGAATCGGAGAGCTGCTTCAATGTGCAGGGGGGATTCCGGTGCCTGTCGTTTGAGTGTCCGGACAACTACCGCCGGGCAGGAGAAAT GCCCGTCCATTGTGTGAAATCCTGCCCGCCGAATGATGCAGCCTGCCTGTCAGATCCCGTTCAGTCCATCTCTCACACGGTGATCTCTCTCCCTACCTTCAGGGACTTCGTCAAACCGGAAG AAATTGTCTTCTTGAGAACCAACTCCCCAGCACACACGGCCCTGAGACCAGCTTTCCCCAGCATCATCTTTGACATCCTAGCAGGCAACGTGCACAACTCTTTTGACATCGTCAAGCGCTATGAGCAGAGCATGGCTGTAG GTGTGGTCCGCCAGGTGAAGCCCATCACTGGCCCATTCTACACGGTCCTCAAGCTGGCCATGAACCACGTGATGTCCGGAGTTGTCTCTTACCGCAACATTGTCAATGTCCACATCTACATCTCCGAGTTCTGGTTCTGA
- the LOC111833279 gene encoding fibulin-1-like isoform X3, with translation MAPWIFLLFTFVAVLNAQAALKQMSLAECCRAGQEHGQTSQDCASLPLLSEFPACRMAQEQCCTAVLERSSCEQGIGLALGEGTCEVLSGNACETRSAKMCCQCCILGREALADGLSCELKLPVAYQCGAVSHQCCLQGLAEATGNGTLALENKLPNDQDEDPLNDKCTNTQCSQRCLGNNSCGCFQGYRLKPDGRNCEDINECLLGAHHCQLGEQCINKDGSYRCQREASCGTGYELTDSNICQDIDECEIGTHNCGQELVCRNTQGSFRCQPRHQCGPGFFQDALGNCIDINECLSQSAPCPARQTCINTVGSYVCQRSSPSCGRGYHLSEDGARCVDVDECMGTDGACAGHNCINTVGSFRCQCRAGYTFNSISRACEDINECRHFPGRLCAHKCENVQGSYQCSCTMGFKLASDGRNCEDVNECESNPCSQECANVYGSYQCYCRRGYQLSDVDGTTCEDIDECALPTGGHLCAYRCHNVPGSFQCSCPPVGYTLGPSGRSCQDVDECLTATHNCTESESCFNVQGGFRCLSFECPDNYRRAGEIHCERLACDHSSECLALALRITHYRLTFPTHIPVPTDIFRMGPSNSVPGDDIQLDIVSGNEEGLFGVQELASGGVIMVQQPITEARDFQLTAKMNLRRYGTVSTYLAKISVFVTHEQLDTLFAVPDV, from the exons atggcaCCCTGGATTTTTCTCCTTTTTACTTTTGTTGCTGTCCTTAATGCGCAAG CAGCACTGAAGCAGATGTCCCTGGCCGAGTGCTGCAGGGCCGGTCAGGAACACGGCCAAACGTCCCAGGACTGTGCCTCCCTGCCGCTTCTCTCCGAGTTCCCGGCATGCAG GATGGCTCAGGAGCAGTGCTGCACTGCCGTCCTGGAGAGATCGTCCTGTGAGCAGGGCATTGGCCTGGCCCTGGGGGAGGGAACGTGCGAAGTCCTCTCAGGAAACGCCTGCGAGACCAGAAGCGCCAAG ATGTGCTGCCAGTGCTGCATACTGGGCCGAGAGGCTCTGGCGGATGGTCTGAGCTGCGAGTTGAAGCTGCCAGTGGCTTACCAGTGCGGTGCAGTGTCCCACCAATGCTGTCTCCAGGGCTTGGCTGAGGCGACGGGCAACGGCACCCTGG CCCTTGAAAACAAACTGCCTAATGACCAGGACGAGGACCCCCTCAATGACAAGTGCACAA ACACTCAGTGTTCTCAGCGCTGCCTTGGAAACAACTCCTGCGGCTGCTTTCAGGGGTACAGACTGAAACCAGACGGTCGAAATTGTGAAG acattaATGAGTGCTTGCTGGGTGCCCACCACTGCCAGCTGGGGGAGCAGTGCATCAACAAGGACGGCTCCTACCGGTGCCAGCGCGAGGCCAGCTGCGGTACTGGGTACGAGCTGACGGACAGCAACATCTGTCAAG ATATTGATGAATGTGAGATTGGAACCCACAACTGTGGCCAGGAGCTTGTGTGCCGAAACACACAGGGCTCCTTCCGATGTCAGCCCCGTCACCAGTGTGGGCCGGGCTTCTTCCAGGACGCCCTGGGGAACTGCATCG ATATCAATGAGTGTCTGAGTCAGAGTGCACCGTGTCCGGCGAGACAGACGTGCATCAACACCGTGGGATCCTATGTCTGCCAGAGGAGCTCGCCGAGCTGCGGACGGGGGTACCACCTCAGTGAGGACGGCGCACGCTGCGTGG ACGTGGATGAGTGTATGGGAACAGACGGGGCCTGTGCTGGCCATAACTGCATCAACACGGTGGGGTCCTTCCGCTGCCAGTGCCGTGCGGGATACACCTTCAACAGCATCAGCCGGGCCTGTGAAG ATATCAACGAGTGCAGGCATTTTCCAGGACGCCTCTGTGCGCACAAATGTGAGAACGTCCAGGGGTCCTACCAGTGTAGCTGCACCATGGGCTTCAAGCTGGCCAGCGATGGCAGGAACTGTGAAG ACGTGAACGAGTGTGAGAGTAACCCCTGCAGTCAGGAATGCGCCAACGTCTACGGTTCCTACCAGTGTTACTGTCGCCGTGGCTACCAGCTCAGCGACGTGGACGGAACCACATGCGAAG ACATCGACGAGTGCGCCCTCCCCACGGGGGGGCACCTCTGCGCGTACCGCTGTCACAACGTGCCCGGCAGTTTCCAATGCAGCTGCCCCCCCGTGGGCTACACCTTGGGGCCCAGTGGCCGCAGCTGCCAGG ACGTAGACGAGTGTCTGACTGCGACGCACAATTGCACTGAATCGGAGAGCTGCTTCAATGTGCAGGGGGGATTCCGGTGCCTGTCGTTTGAGTGTCCGGACAACTACCGCCGGGCAGGAGAAAT TCATTGCGAACGCTTGGCTTGCGATCACAGTAGCGAGTGCCTGGCCTTGGCCTTACGAATAACCCACTACCGCCTCACATTTCCCACCCACATTCCCGTGCCAACCGACATCTTCCGCATGGGCCCCTCCAACTCGGTCCCCGGCGACGACATCCAGCTAGACATCGTCAGCGGAAACGAGGAAGGCCTCTTCGGAGTGCAGGAGCTGGCCTCGGGCGGGGTGATTATGGtgcagcagccaatcacagaggcCAGGGATTTTCAGCTCACTGCCAAAATGAATCTGCGACGATACGGGACGGTCAGCACCTACCTGGCCAAAATCTCGGTCTTTGTCACCCACGAGCAGCTTGACACTCTGTTTGCCGTGCCTGACGTGTAA
- the LOC111833279 gene encoding fibulin-1-like isoform X2: MAPWIFLLFTFVAVLNAQALKQMSLAECCRAGQEHGQTSQDCASLPLLSEFPACRMAQEQCCTAVLERSSCEQGIGLALGEGTCEVLSGNACETRSAKMCCQCCILGREALADGLSCELKLPVAYQCGAVSHQCCLQGLAEATGNGTLALENKLPNDQDEDPLNDKCTNTQCSQRCLGNNSCGCFQGYRLKPDGRNCEDINECLLGAHHCQLGEQCINKDGSYRCQREASCGTGYELTDSNICQDIDECEIGTHNCGQELVCRNTQGSFRCQPRHQCGPGFFQDALGNCIDINECLSQSAPCPARQTCINTVGSYVCQRSSPSCGRGYHLSEDGARCVDVDECMGTDGACAGHNCINTVGSFRCQCRAGYTFNSISRACEDINECRHFPGRLCAHKCENVQGSYQCSCTMGFKLASDGRNCEDVNECESNPCSQECANVYGSYQCYCRRGYQLSDVDGTTCEDIDECALPTGGHLCAYRCHNVPGSFQCSCPPVGYTLGPSGRSCQDVDECLTATHNCTESESCFNVQGGFRCLSFECPDNYRRAGEMPVHCVKSCPPNDAACLSDPVQSISHTVISLPTFRDFVKPEEIVFLRTNSPAHTALRPAFPSIIFDILAGNVHNSFDIVKRYEQSMAVGVVRQVKPITGPFYTVLKLAMNHVMSGVVSYRNIVNVHIYISEFWF; the protein is encoded by the exons atggcaCCCTGGATTTTTCTCCTTTTTACTTTTGTTGCTGTCCTTAATGCGCAAG CACTGAAGCAGATGTCCCTGGCCGAGTGCTGCAGGGCCGGTCAGGAACACGGCCAAACGTCCCAGGACTGTGCCTCCCTGCCGCTTCTCTCCGAGTTCCCGGCATGCAG GATGGCTCAGGAGCAGTGCTGCACTGCCGTCCTGGAGAGATCGTCCTGTGAGCAGGGCATTGGCCTGGCCCTGGGGGAGGGAACGTGCGAAGTCCTCTCAGGAAACGCCTGCGAGACCAGAAGCGCCAAG ATGTGCTGCCAGTGCTGCATACTGGGCCGAGAGGCTCTGGCGGATGGTCTGAGCTGCGAGTTGAAGCTGCCAGTGGCTTACCAGTGCGGTGCAGTGTCCCACCAATGCTGTCTCCAGGGCTTGGCTGAGGCGACGGGCAACGGCACCCTGG CCCTTGAAAACAAACTGCCTAATGACCAGGACGAGGACCCCCTCAATGACAAGTGCACAA ACACTCAGTGTTCTCAGCGCTGCCTTGGAAACAACTCCTGCGGCTGCTTTCAGGGGTACAGACTGAAACCAGACGGTCGAAATTGTGAAG acattaATGAGTGCTTGCTGGGTGCCCACCACTGCCAGCTGGGGGAGCAGTGCATCAACAAGGACGGCTCCTACCGGTGCCAGCGCGAGGCCAGCTGCGGTACTGGGTACGAGCTGACGGACAGCAACATCTGTCAAG ATATTGATGAATGTGAGATTGGAACCCACAACTGTGGCCAGGAGCTTGTGTGCCGAAACACACAGGGCTCCTTCCGATGTCAGCCCCGTCACCAGTGTGGGCCGGGCTTCTTCCAGGACGCCCTGGGGAACTGCATCG ATATCAATGAGTGTCTGAGTCAGAGTGCACCGTGTCCGGCGAGACAGACGTGCATCAACACCGTGGGATCCTATGTCTGCCAGAGGAGCTCGCCGAGCTGCGGACGGGGGTACCACCTCAGTGAGGACGGCGCACGCTGCGTGG ACGTGGATGAGTGTATGGGAACAGACGGGGCCTGTGCTGGCCATAACTGCATCAACACGGTGGGGTCCTTCCGCTGCCAGTGCCGTGCGGGATACACCTTCAACAGCATCAGCCGGGCCTGTGAAG ATATCAACGAGTGCAGGCATTTTCCAGGACGCCTCTGTGCGCACAAATGTGAGAACGTCCAGGGGTCCTACCAGTGTAGCTGCACCATGGGCTTCAAGCTGGCCAGCGATGGCAGGAACTGTGAAG ACGTGAACGAGTGTGAGAGTAACCCCTGCAGTCAGGAATGCGCCAACGTCTACGGTTCCTACCAGTGTTACTGTCGCCGTGGCTACCAGCTCAGCGACGTGGACGGAACCACATGCGAAG ACATCGACGAGTGCGCCCTCCCCACGGGGGGGCACCTCTGCGCGTACCGCTGTCACAACGTGCCCGGCAGTTTCCAATGCAGCTGCCCCCCCGTGGGCTACACCTTGGGGCCCAGTGGCCGCAGCTGCCAGG ACGTAGACGAGTGTCTGACTGCGACGCACAATTGCACTGAATCGGAGAGCTGCTTCAATGTGCAGGGGGGATTCCGGTGCCTGTCGTTTGAGTGTCCGGACAACTACCGCCGGGCAGGAGAAAT GCCCGTCCATTGTGTGAAATCCTGCCCGCCGAATGATGCAGCCTGCCTGTCAGATCCCGTTCAGTCCATCTCTCACACGGTGATCTCTCTCCCTACCTTCAGGGACTTCGTCAAACCGGAAG AAATTGTCTTCTTGAGAACCAACTCCCCAGCACACACGGCCCTGAGACCAGCTTTCCCCAGCATCATCTTTGACATCCTAGCAGGCAACGTGCACAACTCTTTTGACATCGTCAAGCGCTATGAGCAGAGCATGGCTGTAG GTGTGGTCCGCCAGGTGAAGCCCATCACTGGCCCATTCTACACGGTCCTCAAGCTGGCCATGAACCACGTGATGTCCGGAGTTGTCTCTTACCGCAACATTGTCAATGTCCACATCTACATCTCCGAGTTCTGGTTCTGA